The region CTTCCACATTCGCTTTCAATAATAAACTAGAAGGTAAGCCTCTGTATCTTCTTCCGTCGTAGATCTCTATCTTAAAAATCACGTCGTAAAAAGTTTCGTCATAGTAACTCTTGGAATTTCCCCGATAAGAATCCGAATAATTATAGTATCCGTATAGACTTCCGAAACCCCCGCCGATTCCTCCTAAAATCGGAACGTTACGGAATCTATTGGAAACTCCTCCGTAGGAATGATAACGCATTCCTCTACGTGAAGTCCAACCTCCGAATGCACCCAATTCTATAATCGGATCGATTACGGTCCCTCTAGGATACACAAGAATATCATAATGTAACAATAAATCCGCTCGGCTTTCCTCCACTTCTTCGTAACCCTTTTCCATAAGCTTTCCTCGGATTAAATCCGCGTGTTCCATGATCTGGGGCTTGGGAGCTTCTCCCGTAAAAGGTAGAAAGGCGTAGGTCTTAGAATAGAGAGTCAGATTACGCGATTTAGCGATTTCCACTTGGGACTTCACCTGTAAGGGAGAGCAAGCGATCCAGAAGAGAATGCAGAAAATAAACGGAAATTTCATAACAGACTCAAGGTTTTCGACCGAAGCTTAGGTCTATTCGACTCCACTTCGGTTCCCGTTTTCCCTAAAAAAGGAGATTATCCTAACGCTTGCCTACCAACTTTTCCAGATCCTCGTTCCTACCGAAAAGCACGAGGATATCGCCCTCTAAAATCTGTAAATGAGGCGAAGGGATGCCCACTATCTCTTCCGAAGGATTCGATTTTCTGCGATTTTTCTTAGGCCTGCGAACCGTAATCAGATTCAAATTCCAATCCTCTCTGAGCTTCGCGCCGGAAACGGTTTTGCTAACTAAAAATTTAGGGGCAAGAGTTTCGAGAATTCTAAACTCGTCTCCCACAAGAGTAACCCCTTTAATACTACTATGCGAAAGTTGCTCGGCCATAGACTGAGCGGCCTGTTCCTCGGGATTGAAAAGATTTTCTATCCCCAACATATTCAGGACTCGTTTATTTAGGTCGGATTGATAACGTGCATAGATATTCGGCGCTCCGATCTTACGAAGCGCATCGGCGGTCACGATCAGATTCTCGAAATTATCGCCTATAGCCAAAACCACTGCATCCATTTCGTCCAAACCGTGCTCTTTCAATTCGGATTCGTCGGTGGAATCCATAGCGACGCAATACGTACAATATTCCTGGATACGGTCGATCTTTGTCCGATCCTGATCTACGGCCGTCACTTCCTGTCCGTCTTCATGAAGTCTCTTTACCAATTCGATTCCGAAATCACCTAAGCCTATCACCGCGATTCTTTTCTTTCTCATACGATCTTCCTATCCGACCACGACATATTCTTCAGGATACCAATAATGCCTCGGTTTCCTTTTCGGAACAAAGGCTAACAGAACGGTTAAAACTCCCACTCTACCTACGAACATCACCGCACATAAGAGCAATTTTCCCGGAGATCCGAATTGCGGAGTGATTCCTCTGGATAAGCCCGTGGTTCCGTAGGCAGATACGACTTCGTAGCATAGATCTAGAAATGGAAAACCTCCATCGAAACATACTAGAAAGAGAATCCCGGTAAATATTATAAATAAAGAAAGTACTATTGCAACCGCGGCCCTAGACAGGGAGCTTTCAGCGATCGTCCTACCGAACACATCCACTCTTTCTTTTCCGGTTAGAAATTGATAAAACTGTAACACCGCCAAGGCAAAAGTAGAGGTCTTGATCCCACCTCCGGTGGAATTCGGAGAGGCGCCCACCCACATCAGAAATAAACTAACGAAGACCATAGGAGTTCCCATTGCGGCGATATCTAGAGTATTGAAACCCGCGGTCCTGGTAGTCACCGAATAAAATAAAGAATGAAATAATCCGTCATACCAAGGCAAATCCTTCAGAGTGAAATTCCTTTCTAAAACCCAATAAGAAATCCAACCGATCAAAAGGAGAAAGCACGTAACGACCAAGATGAGTTTGGATCCCACGGAAAATCTAAATCGGTTAGCGTTACCTCGGAAACGGATCTTATTCAGCATCTGGTTTGTCGTCGGAAACCCTAGTCCTCCGAACACGATGAGAAGCATTAGAATCGAAAGAAAAGAATAAGACTCCTTTAAATAAGGATCCGCGAGTCCCTTAGGAAAAAGCGAGAATCCCGCATTACAAAAAGCGCTTATTGCGTGAAAGAGACTGTGGAAAAAAATCTCCTTTTCGGATAATCCGATTTCCCTAGGCAAAGTAACGAAGAGTAGAATCGCTCCCACGGCCTCGATCGCGAATGTTTGGTAAGCGACCTGCCTCAGAATGGATCCTGCGCGACCGATCGTCTCTTGGCTAAATAAGTCTTTGACTAATAATTTTTCGGTCACCGATACCTGACCTTCCAAGACCAAAGCGAAGAATACTGTAAGAGTCATGAGACCTAAACCGCCCAATTGGATTAATAGCACCAGAATCGTCTGACCGGTCCCCGTAAGATCGACGGAAACGTCTATTGTGCTCAGGCCGGTTACGCAAACTGCGCTCACCGCCGTAAAAAAAAGATCCACCAAAGGAATAGGCCTCGCTTCGGCCTTAGGTAGGCATAATCCCGCCGTCCCTACCAGAATAAGAAATGCGAAACTCAAGGTCATGATCAAGGAGGGGGAAATTCTTCCTAAAGAAACTCTGGCCCTTCTTAAAAAATGCGCGAGACTTCCCAATGTCAGGGTGACTTGGCTGATGGTGAGAAACAATAAGGCGACTTCTTCGGTTCGATTCTTAGAGGAAGAAATAAAGGTTTCGATTTTCTCCTCGAATAAGAACTGAAGCACTACCGCCATTACTACGAAAGCCTCCACCTTATGTAATTTCAGATAATTACGATACGTCTCCAGAGTGAATAGAAAACTCAAGATTTCGTAAATCACCAAATACCATACGACGCAAACCGTGCCGATCCGAAGCGGGTGAACCCAAGTCTCCGGATAATAGAATCCATACAATAAAACTAATATAAATAAGGATACGATTCCGGAAAGACCGAATGCGTATCTTAGAGTCGGCTTGATATACCGCTGAAAAAAAAGACAGACACGATTCCAACTTAGACCGAAATCGGGCCGATCTCGAAAAACCATATTTTTCAGAAGGAAGAACGGAATAATTCCAATTCCATTCTATATTCCAAATTGCGCGAGTAGACTCCTAGTCCGGGAATAGCGCTAGGATGAATGATTTCGGAAAGTTTGTCCGGAACAGTAGGATTCGGTGTAGGGCTCTGGGGTTGGTTCTCCAATTTCATTTTATCGTAATCTCTTAAATCCAACCATGCGTTTGTAAAAGCCAATGTGGCTGCCGCCCCGAAAACGATCCAACCTCCCTCGAAAGTTTTTTGGTATCCCGGGTTCGCCGCGCTTAAAGTACCGTAACTGAAACCTGCAGCCAAGGGCAAGGTCATGAAGAATATGATGGAAAACCTACGGAGTCTACTCTCCGTATAAGGCTCCTGGTCCTTTCCGAATTCTTCCAACTTTCTCTTTCTCTCTCTGGCTTGTTCCTGTTGCCTCTCCAAGGCTTCGGTATTGACCTCTCCTGTAATCGGATTGAACAAACCGTCGTCGTTACGATTCACCACCGGGTTAGTGGTTCTTCGAGTTCCTTGGGAACCGGTCGCGGAAGGAAGCCCGTTCTGAAAAGGAATCTGTACATTCTTAGGATTGACCAAAGGAGGTTTTTCGAACTTGGGAGGAATGGAATATTCCCTAAAACCGTCGGGAGACTTTTCATCTTTATAATTTCGTAAATTATAATCGTAAGGATCCGAGAAATCGCTCTGGGTCTGGGCAAGCAAACCGAAGGACAGAAAAAAAAGGAGAATGGCCGCCGAACTATGCGATACAGGAATCGAGAGTCGTTTCATTTTTATTTTCCGAATCACACCTTAGATCCGACTCTACCCGAAAGTATTTCCGAAGTAAAAGAAAAAGATTCCTTACGTATATGATCCAAATGGTCACCGGAAAGACCAAGCTCGCCCGCCTTTCGGTATTCTTCCCGGATATCCGTTCCGAAAATACCCGGGTCGTCGGTGGAGATGGTGAACTTCATTTTCTGAGACGCGAATTTCAGAAGCGGGTGATGCTCCTTATCCCGAACCATCCCTATATATTCGTTGGAGCTAGGGCAGGACTCTATAACCGCATTCGTGGCGCGAATTCTATCCATACAATACGCTTGGAATACCCTTGTTTCCGAGATATGTTTTTCCGTAACGGAAATTTCCACATTCTCTTTATGTCGGATCGAATCGATTTCCGACTCTATTTCCTTTCGGGAAGGAATTTCTCCGTATCGGGAAATTTCCTCCCGATTTTCGAGCTGAAAAGATAGGCTGTCCAACCTTTCGGCTACGGATTCCCGAACCGTTTTACCTGCGTAGGATCTAGGGTCCAAACCTAAGGCGATGGCATGCCCCAATCTATGGGCTCCCCATTCTGCGGCTTCCAGAACCCAGCGAGAGGCGGAAATCAGGGTCTTGTCCTGAAAAGATTCCCCCACATGATACAATACGCTCAGAGCAGTGGAAGACTGAGCCCGATTATCCTTTTGAACGCTTTCCAAAAAGGACTTTTTATCCTTAGGGGGAAATCCTTCTTCTATATAACAAAAATCTAATCCGACTAAATATTTACGTATCAAGGAATCCTTTTCCATCAATTCCTTCAAGACTTCGTATTCGCGGAAACAATCCCCGTCCCTATGTAGGGAGATGACCAAGCGAGAGACGGCCTTCCTCCCGAGTTCGGATTCCGCCTCTGCAAACCCTTCGCATGCCGCTAGGGTTTTGGAATACACTCCTTCGTAAGGTTCAGTGGGAGAATACATCAGTCTATATTCTCCACACACCACACCCTCGCGGTATTGATCCGAAGTGACTCTCTTGGAAACGAATCGAATTTCGTTCGGATCGAATTTGGATAAGGCGATGATTAGATTGAACTTGGCCTGAAACTCCGGAAAAGGACCTCTATGATTGAAGAGATATAACTTACTAAAGTCCTCTAAAGAAGAATAATCCTGGAAGAATGTTTCGGGACGAACTGCATGACCGTAATATTGTTGATATGGTTTTGTGAAAATCTCCCAACGAGGGTTCGGATTTCCCAAGCCCATCTCCCGCAAAAGCTCCGGCCTAAGACTACCGTAAAGATGATTATGTAAATCCGCGAAGCCTTGATTCTTATCCAGATCGTATTCCATAGGCTTTCCACCATCCTAAGTTTCCTATCGTTACGATAAACCGTTTTTTCCGAGAAAAAGGTTGTTGGCGAGTAGGCCCGCTCCAACCTGGAAAGCAAGTGGTCTCACTCTTCAAAAAAATACGTAGATCCTACAGACCGAGTAGATTAAACGTTAAAATACTTTCCCTCGCCTTACCGGTAGTCTTCGGAATGTTAAGCCAATCCTTAGTTTGGATCACCGATACCGTAATGGTCGGCCACCTGGGAGAAAATGCGATCGCAGCCATGGGCATAGGCGGAATCACCTATTATACTCTCGTTGCATTTCTAATCGGCTTTTCCCTAGGTATTCAGATCATCGTGGCGAGAAGATTCGGAGAAGGGAACTTTAAAGAAATCGGAAATGTGGGAGTCGCTACCGTATATATCTCCCTATCTTTCGGAGTTTTGCTTTCCTTGATAGGTGCCGCGGTATCCGGACCGGTAATGAATTCCATCGGACCGGATCCGATAGTGAACACATTAGCAAAGGATTATATTTCTTATAGATTTCTGGGGAGCGGATTCTATTTTCTGGGCTTTTGCTTTCGCGGGTTCCTGGACGGTTTAGGCCACACACGAGCGGGCTTCGTTTCCATGGCGGTAACGACCGTTTCCAATATCGTGCTAAATTGGATTTTTATCTACGGAAATTTGGGAGCCCCTGCGATGGAAATCGCGGGAGCGGGATTAGCCTCATCCTTATCCGGACTCGCAGGACTTCTCGTATTTCCTTTTTTCTTCATATACTATAAAATTCGAATTTATTTCGAAGGCGTATCCTTTTTGCCCAGTCGGAAGCATATCCTTGAGATCGTAAAAGTGGGAACTCCTCCCGGATTCGAGGAAGGCTTCGTAAACGTGGCTTTCGTGATCTTCTCCAAGATCCAAGGACTCATCTCCGTTACCGCAGTCGCAGCTTCTAATATCCTATTCTCCACTTTGAGTTTCGCATTCCTACCCGGATACGCATTCGGAGTCGCCGCGACCACGATATTAGGCCAAGCCATGGGCGCTAAGAAATTTAGATTAGCCTATCACTCCGCATTTCGTTCGGCGTTCATTTCCGCCCATGTGATGGGACTACTCGGACTCTGCTTTATTTTCTTGGGAAAATCCATCCTATCATTGATCACTACGAACGAGAATCTGATCGAAGAATGCTATCCCGCTTTAGTCCTACTCGGAATCATACAGATCGGAGACGCCTATCATATGGTCATAGGAGCTGCTCTTCGGGGAGCGGGAATGCAGAATTACGTGTTCAGGGTCTACATTCTTCTCAGCTATATAGTGATGCTACCCTCGGCTTACTTATTGGGAGTCGTTTACAAAGGTGGAACCCTAGGAATCTGGGCGGCCATTTTCATTTGGATCGGCTCCCTATCCCTGACGTTCATCTATCAATTTCGCAAGAAGAATTGGATGAAGGGAGTCGTTTAGTAGAATAGGCTCTCTTTCCGATGTAGGAGATCCTACATTCCGGGCCAAAACTAGGAAAAGGCGGAAATCCAAGGCTTAATCCTTCTTGCCCGTATAGCAAAACCGGGGTTTTTGGTTCCAGAATGAAAAAGGCGCTGATTACAGGGATTACCGGCCAGGATGGATCCTACCTAACCGAGCTTCTCTTGGAGAAAAACTACGAAGTCCACGGAATCGTAAGGAGAACAAGTTCTCTGAACCGGGACAGAATCGAACATCTCAGAGGCAATTCCCATCTTTTTCTGCATTACGGAGACCTGACTGATTCCAGCAATTTGAATCGGGTCTTGGAAAAAGTTCAACCTGACGAAATCTATAATTTGGCCGCCCAATCCCATGTGGGAGTTTCTTTTGAAGTTCCGGAATACACCGCGGAAGTAGACGCGGTAGGAACTTTACGGATCTTGGACGCGATCAAACAAACCGGAGTCAAGTCCAGATTCTACCAGGCCTCCACTTCCGAACTATACGGAAAAGTGCAGGCGGTTCCTCAAGACGAGAAAACTCCATTCTATCCCAGATCCCCTTATGCAGTCGCCAAGCTCTATGCGTATTGGGCCGTAGTGAATTATAGGGAGGGTTTCGGATTACACGCCTCCAATGGAATATTATTTAATCATGAATCTCCTCGCAGAGGAGAAGGATTCGTGACTCGAAAAATCACCCTAGGCGTGGCGGGTATAGTCACCGGAAAGGGAGGTCCCATCCATCTGGGAAATCTGGATGCGAAACGGGACTGGGGTTACGCTCCGGACTACGTCAAAATGATGTGGATGATGCTGCAACAATCGGATCCAGATGATTACGTCGTCGCGACCAATGAAACTCATACTGTCCGCGAATTCGTGGAGGAATCTTTCCGTCATCTGGATATACAGGTGGAATGGAAAGGAAAGGGCGATCAGGAAAAAGGTTATAATAAGAAGGACGGCAAACTTCTTGTGGCTGTGGATCCCTCCTTTTACAGACCCACGGAAGTGGACCTCCTAATCGGAAATCCCGAAAAAGCAAAGACCAAACTCGGATGGGAACCTAAGGTCAAGTTTAAAGAACTCGTAGAGATCATGATCAAAGCGGATTGCAAAGCGGTAGGGATCCAGATCTAATCCGCAGGATATCCCTTCTTAAAGAGCGAAGGCCCCGCATTTGAACGGGGCCTTTTTTATACCTATCTGGAAATCTTATATCTTGCGTAGACTCCGTCTATATCCGGTCCGTTGGAAATCGCTTCCTTTACAAAAACGGCATTCGTATCCGGATTCTTCCATCGATTCGAAGAGGCCGAGGAAAGTCTTAAATAAGTAAATCCGTTCGTCTTCAAATCGTTCCTTAAAGTTTCGGAACATCCGGAACCGCCGGCGCTATTACTCGCTTCGCTCAGATCGTCCAAGTTGAATCCGTCTCCTCCGGAATTGTTGAGATCGAAAACCAAAGCCGGATCGTAGCCGAAATTATTATTGGTCTCGTGAAAGAGAACAGGCATCCTTCCCGCAAAGCGAGACCAATACGCGGGATCCTTGGAATAGCTCATTTCCGGTGAAAAGGTATAATCCGGATTGAAACCGCACCAATTCGTAAGATCGTTCCCTACCTCCACGATAATCATATCCATGAAATAATTCACAGGAGAAGCGGAGACCCGAAACCCGTTTTCGAATACGATAAAATCGATTCCCGAGCCGTTTCGAATCTTATAACCGTTCCATTCCAAGACCACGTAATCGTTGGGCGGAGTGGAAGTGCTATTGTACTGCAAGGAAAAGACGTCCGTTCCGCCTCCGGTCATACCGCCCCCAAAGACTCCGTTGATTAGTTTATTCTTATCTTGAAATCCGGAACCGGTATGTCCCGGAGCGTCAGTAACCGTATCCGCAAGCCATGTGCCTTCCTGGACGCTCGGTCCCGGATCCACCGGAGGGGTCGAATTATCCGAAGACGGCTGCAGTAAGGCAAACAGCGCTTCCGTGTCCGATTTGGATGTGCCTTCTCCGCAATTCATATGCGAAAAAAGGAATATTAGAATAGAAATCGATACGATTCTATTTTTCATGCGTAAACTCCCAATTATTACCGGGAGTCGCCTATATCGCGATGGATGGAAGATCGGTCCCGGTTTGATTCGTCCGGGGCCCTGAAAAAAAAATTTCGGTACGAATGGTCGATTACGGGCGATCCATTCATGGGAAGATCCGACTTAAGAGATAATGTTCTCTATTACGGTTGCGCCGTCAGTTGGGGATTCTCACCCCATTCCTCCCGGAATTAAGACTAGGCTCGGTGAGGTGCTTAAAAATGCAAGGAAGGAATTCCTTCTTTTCGTAAAGAGCGGTTTAAACCGCTCTCCAGAGATACCAGCTAAAAATCGTTCGATAAGGGGAGAATCCGGAAGCGAATTCCAGAATCTCCTTCTTGGAGTCCTTAGAAATTCCGTAATGCGTTTCGATCGACTTTCTTAAGATCAGATCGTTCAGGGAAAAATGGTCCCAACGATCCAAGGAGAACATCAGAACCATCTCGGCCGTCCAGGGTCCAATGCCCTTAATTCCGCAGAGTAGCTCCAACACTTCTTTGTCCTCGAGCTTTTTCAGTTTCTTATCCGATAGATGGCCTTCTTCGTAAGCCTGGGCGATTCTCTTGATGGTGTCTATCTTTGCGAAAGATAATCCCGCCTTTCTCATCTGTGCCTTGGATAATTTCAGAAAGACGCCAGGCTCCGGCAGACGATTTCGATTTCCATAATATTCTATCACTCTGGATTCCATAGTGGAGGCGGCTTTTACGGAAAGCTGCTGGCTGATCACGGACCTTACGAGAGTGTAATAGGGAGTTCCTACCGGTTTATGAGTGCAAGGACCTACGGATTGAACGATACGTTTGGTGATCGGATCCTTTTTCTTAAGCCAGAGGACAGCCTTACGCAATCTCTCTTCGCGATCCATGGGAATTCTT is a window of Leptospira wolffii serovar Khorat str. Khorat-H2 DNA encoding:
- a CDS encoding potassium channel family protein; the protein is MRKKRIAVIGLGDFGIELVKRLHEDGQEVTAVDQDRTKIDRIQEYCTYCVAMDSTDESELKEHGLDEMDAVVLAIGDNFENLIVTADALRKIGAPNIYARYQSDLNKRVLNMLGIENLFNPEEQAAQSMAEQLSHSSIKGVTLVGDEFRILETLAPKFLVSKTVSGAKLREDWNLNLITVRRPKKNRRKSNPSEEIVGIPSPHLQILEGDILVLFGRNEDLEKLVGKR
- a CDS encoding TrkH family potassium uptake protein, producing MVFRDRPDFGLSWNRVCLFFQRYIKPTLRYAFGLSGIVSLFILVLLYGFYYPETWVHPLRIGTVCVVWYLVIYEILSFLFTLETYRNYLKLHKVEAFVVMAVVLQFLFEEKIETFISSSKNRTEEVALLFLTISQVTLTLGSLAHFLRRARVSLGRISPSLIMTLSFAFLILVGTAGLCLPKAEARPIPLVDLFFTAVSAVCVTGLSTIDVSVDLTGTGQTILVLLIQLGGLGLMTLTVFFALVLEGQVSVTEKLLVKDLFSQETIGRAGSILRQVAYQTFAIEAVGAILLFVTLPREIGLSEKEIFFHSLFHAISAFCNAGFSLFPKGLADPYLKESYSFLSILMLLIVFGGLGFPTTNQMLNKIRFRGNANRFRFSVGSKLILVVTCFLLLIGWISYWVLERNFTLKDLPWYDGLFHSLFYSVTTRTAGFNTLDIAAMGTPMVFVSLFLMWVGASPNSTGGGIKTSTFALAVLQFYQFLTGKERVDVFGRTIAESSLSRAAVAIVLSLFIIFTGILFLVCFDGGFPFLDLCYEVVSAYGTTGLSRGITPQFGSPGKLLLCAVMFVGRVGVLTVLLAFVPKRKPRHYWYPEEYVVVG
- a CDS encoding adenosine/AMP deaminase, whose protein sequence is MEYDLDKNQGFADLHNHLYGSLRPELLREMGLGNPNPRWEIFTKPYQQYYGHAVRPETFFQDYSSLEDFSKLYLFNHRGPFPEFQAKFNLIIALSKFDPNEIRFVSKRVTSDQYREGVVCGEYRLMYSPTEPYEGVYSKTLAACEGFAEAESELGRKAVSRLVISLHRDGDCFREYEVLKELMEKDSLIRKYLVGLDFCYIEEGFPPKDKKSFLESVQKDNRAQSSTALSVLYHVGESFQDKTLISASRWVLEAAEWGAHRLGHAIALGLDPRSYAGKTVRESVAERLDSLSFQLENREEISRYGEIPSRKEIESEIDSIRHKENVEISVTEKHISETRVFQAYCMDRIRATNAVIESCPSSNEYIGMVRDKEHHPLLKFASQKMKFTISTDDPGIFGTDIREEYRKAGELGLSGDHLDHIRKESFSFTSEILSGRVGSKV
- a CDS encoding MATE family efflux transporter, which translates into the protein MVSLFKKIRRSYRPSRLNVKILSLALPVVFGMLSQSLVWITDTVMVGHLGENAIAAMGIGGITYYTLVAFLIGFSLGIQIIVARRFGEGNFKEIGNVGVATVYISLSFGVLLSLIGAAVSGPVMNSIGPDPIVNTLAKDYISYRFLGSGFYFLGFCFRGFLDGLGHTRAGFVSMAVTTVSNIVLNWIFIYGNLGAPAMEIAGAGLASSLSGLAGLLVFPFFFIYYKIRIYFEGVSFLPSRKHILEIVKVGTPPGFEEGFVNVAFVIFSKIQGLISVTAVAASNILFSTLSFAFLPGYAFGVAATTILGQAMGAKKFRLAYHSAFRSAFISAHVMGLLGLCFIFLGKSILSLITTNENLIEECYPALVLLGIIQIGDAYHMVIGAALRGAGMQNYVFRVYILLSYIVMLPSAYLLGVVYKGGTLGIWAAIFIWIGSLSLTFIYQFRKKNWMKGVV
- the gmd gene encoding GDP-mannose 4,6-dehydratase, with the protein product MKKALITGITGQDGSYLTELLLEKNYEVHGIVRRTSSLNRDRIEHLRGNSHLFLHYGDLTDSSNLNRVLEKVQPDEIYNLAAQSHVGVSFEVPEYTAEVDAVGTLRILDAIKQTGVKSRFYQASTSELYGKVQAVPQDEKTPFYPRSPYAVAKLYAYWAVVNYREGFGLHASNGILFNHESPRRGEGFVTRKITLGVAGIVTGKGGPIHLGNLDAKRDWGYAPDYVKMMWMMLQQSDPDDYVVATNETHTVREFVEESFRHLDIQVEWKGKGDQEKGYNKKDGKLLVAVDPSFYRPTEVDLLIGNPEKAKTKLGWEPKVKFKELVEIMIKADCKAVGIQI
- a CDS encoding LIC_13355 family lipoprotein yields the protein MKNRIVSISILIFLFSHMNCGEGTSKSDTEALFALLQPSSDNSTPPVDPGPSVQEGTWLADTVTDAPGHTGSGFQDKNKLINGVFGGGMTGGGTDVFSLQYNSTSTPPNDYVVLEWNGYKIRNGSGIDFIVFENGFRVSASPVNYFMDMIIVEVGNDLTNWCGFNPDYTFSPEMSYSKDPAYWSRFAGRMPVLFHETNNNFGYDPALVFDLNNSGGDGFNLDDLSEASNSAGGSGCSETLRNDLKTNGFTYLRLSSASSNRWKNPDTNAVFVKEAISNGPDIDGVYARYKISR
- a CDS encoding DNA-3-methyladenine glycosylase family protein, whose protein sequence is MDREERLRKAVLWLKKKDPITKRIVQSVGPCTHKPVGTPYYTLVRSVISQQLSVKAASTMESRVIEYYGNRNRLPEPGVFLKLSKAQMRKAGLSFAKIDTIKRIAQAYEEGHLSDKKLKKLEDKEVLELLCGIKGIGPWTAEMVLMFSLDRWDHFSLNDLILRKSIETHYGISKDSKKEILEFASGFSPYRTIFSWYLWRAV